Genomic DNA from Hordeum vulgare subsp. vulgare chromosome 2H, MorexV3_pseudomolecules_assembly, whole genome shotgun sequence:
tggccagccggcgggtcccacagccaaacgagaccatgcagccggcgggtcccacagccaaacgagaccatgcagccggcgggcccctcaagcaacaagacaagaccctcgtgggcccctggtcagctggtgaggctgccagctgggtcccactcttgtatcctttatccatattgtaggccggcgggttcgtctataaaaccccccggtcaccctccatgcagagggtcggttgaacaacacttcacatccaccaaccacatagagagaggcatagacgagccggctgctcccctcttcctcctcccaacacagctccaggagcaaccttgtaatccatccatatacatcaaacactccggcaggactaggggtcttatctctacggagagccctgaacctgggtacatcgtgtgttccatgcttgtaccaacctcgttcccagcgccctcctttgtcccttcggttctcaccgactttagcctacctatggcatatattgtgagtattcaccgacaactcGCCAAAGTGGCAAAGGGTGTGCTTAAGCCGAAGAGGAAGAGCTACATTCGCTTCCGTGAAGCATGGATCCATGCTTGCTTTTGGGACGGGGAACGACGGTGGCCGACGAGAGAGGATGAGACACCGGCTGTGGATGCTAGCGACTCGCTTGTTGTGGCCTTCATGGGACCAAAGAGGCGGTGACCTCTCATGTTCTACTTTTCCTCGGTGTCCCCGGCGGTCGCGAACGCGCTGACCAGCGACTCGGCCACCGTATAGCCAAAATCTTTCTTTATTGACGGGGCATGGTTTCGCCAATGTTGACGGCAGATGGCACGGTGTCTGGCCTCGTCCATGACAGCCACGATGCTCCGCCGTACTCCCCTGCATGCCTCGTCGGTGTTGGAGCGGCGAGTTGGTGAACCACGTGCTGGCTTGGAGCGGTGACTTGCTCCATCGGGCTAGGGAGGTTGGAGCAGTCGTCTCCCTCGCTCGTATTCGTCGGGCCAGCTAGCCGGCTTTTATGCCGAAGAACTGCTCTTCCTGCTTCTCGGATGCCATCAAAAGGGTGGAGAAAATGATGGAAGGAAGAGATAAGGAGTGACAAAGTGGTGCGATTCTTGTCCGACGTATGGGTTTCTTTAAATAGCATCCTCACAAGAGATTATCCAGCGTTGTGTTTAATGTTGTTCGCTCGTGAACAAACGTGTAGCTAAAGTAGGTTTTTTGGCTTCCACACGGGTCTAATGCAGACGTTTGACTACGACGAGGAGACATATCGAGGTTAGTGCCCTTGGCCGGCGCGTCATTCCAATAGCGAAGGCAGCAAGAGGTCACGTCTGTCCTGAACCATCTTTAATGTGTAATGTTGCACTCTAGAACGACATAAATACAGACAACCAACGTCGTGCAGGATCGCGCACGAACGAGAAAGGAGGTTTTGGAATGGACCAGGATGATGAGAATCGAACTTCAATGTTGTTCGGACACCTCTAAAGCCCCTTGAAAGAAAGTACATCTGAACCGCCATTTGGATCTATACAACCCTCGGTTAGATGCGTTTCGGCTCCGTACATCACATGCTCAGTGTGCTCCATCAATACTGGAACGTATATTCTTGCTGTCACCACTATATACGGCTGTAGCCTCCATTCAGAATTTGGAAATATCATCAGACATGAATGCCCTGGCTCCTCGAGTCCTCCCTCGCGTGCTGATGTCTTTTCTATTTCGTTTTTATCCTTTTGCCACCTTTAACGCTACAAGAAGCAGCTTGAGACATCTATATTAACTTTTTTTCCAATACAAACTATCATTAGTGAACCTCATTAaagaatagaaaataaaaattttAATACATATATCATTACTTTTCATTCTATTTTATTAGCTTTTTACATCGAATTATACTTATTCTCATCAATCGCCCGTCTCCTGCAAAGGATCCCGTTTTCTTATTTAAATCTATTTTTTCTAAGATCCGATCCTACATAACATACGAGACATCGTCCTGAGGCTATACATTGGCTATGCCCTAAAAGGCTTGAATGCATAACATACGAGACATCATCCTGAGGCTATACATTGGCTATGCCCTAAAAGGCTTGAATAGTCGAGCAGGACAGGCCCTCCCGAGCCATGATTTAGCCAAGAAATCGGGAAAGGGGCCGGCCGAATTCagccggccgcgcgcgggccgctCGATCCGTCAGTAGTAGACGGTCCGCGCCGTTAGATCCCAATGCAACATTTTTTTCTCGATGCAATGATGCAACAACTTTCATCAACGGTTGTAACaaaaaaattgtagcaaaaaaaatatctacgtgatcgtagcaaaaaacgaagctgatactgcgtggtagcaaaagtcaaacgccggttgtagcaaatatctacgtgaacatgtatgcaacttttttagtgaacggttgcataaaaaaatgatgccggttgtagcaaaaaataacacggttgtagcaaaagtcaaaatgccggttgtagcaaaaatttaatgaactcgagttgcaaccaagcGTGGATGTAGCTTTTTGAACGAACAagttgcaacaaaatagaaaaggtTTGTAGCAAATTTAACCGTGTTTGTAGCAAATCTGCACTAAAAAAATATTGCATGTATGGACCAGTGTATCAAATTTATACATGGTTGCAGCAAATCTGCACTAAACATTGTTGCATGGCTGCTGCTAGGCGCGCGAGCCGCGAGCGACCGGCCAAACGGTTCGGCCGGTGCTCCGgctgtaagagcatctccaacagcagcgCAAAACAAGCGCCGCGTCCAAAAATATGcctttttagcgcgcgcgcgacgcggcgggatgcttcagcgggcgcgcaaaaaccgcgcgcgcgctaaaacaagTTGGGCGCGCTGTCCATCGCCTTATCCCGCACTGGTAATTTGGAGCGCTCACTTCCGCGCGCGGAAGACTCGAGCGCGCGCGCGaactctctctctttcttcctccttcgcacCGCGCTCGCCGGCACCAGCGACCCAGCCACCATGGACGCGTAGACCGGCACCCTGCTCACCCCGCTGTACAgccgcgagcccccccccccccccccgccgcccccACCGCCGTCGAAAACCCTAGCGCGGCGAGCGTTGGCGCCGCCACCGCCGGAGCTCCGTCGACCGTCGGCCTCAcgcgcagcctcttcttgccgtcgcggatgaccacgccgacgggtggcgtcgcgccggcgccgtcccgtgccgccgccgcaccgtcgaAGCTCCCCAATGCGGCGGGGTCGAAGAAAGGAAAAACAtccgtgaagaagaagaaggcggacgGCTCCGGGagctcgaaggcggagaagaagctTGCAGGGCGGCGGACCGGCACGGCGTCTAccgaagcgccggcgagctcactTGTTGAGCTGGCGGCCGACGCGCACCatgtgttcgacgaaatgcccccaaggtgaaaaaaattctaacttttattttcttgttattttttcaatgcatcatcatatagatagcttatatttgcattgttcaaaaaactttgtagtctcaacgatgatgcatacatgtcaactatgggtgttgggtccaacaattcgcattggtctcaaaccaatgacatccatttggacgaccatgagtttgaggtggacgaggagggCGAGGGCATTGTCGAAGCGCCGAAAGGAAGAGCgggcaattacaccaccaacgatgacaaattactatgcaatacttggtttcaagtgtcgagggatccatccattggaggtgatcaaagtagagatgcttattgggggcgaatgaaagaatactttgatgctcagaacgtgagtggaattgaccgctccgagagatcacttcggtcccgatggtcgacaatcaactcggattgtcaaaagtgggcggccgcacaaaaggcagttgacaagcttaacccaagtggcacaaatgaggatgatagagtaagtggcatctcatacatgttcatcatacttgtttttggtgtccgaagtgctaacttgtttttgtttttcttgcagtacaacattgcacaaaacttgttcaaagaagagacgaggacaaccaagaaggggaagatcaagaaaggaaagatctttaccttgcctcattgctatgaagtgttgaaggatgatgagaaatggaagaagcgtgacgatttggatgatttgcatttgagcaacaaacgcaagctaacaattgagttgaatgatgatgatgaggaggatgatgcatcaagtgatgacggcaagagaagccccacacccaactcggtttcatactcgaaacaaaacgaccggatgggtgcaagaaggacaaaaccgaaaagaagaagaggaaaggagatgatgagctcacaaatgctatggaagctattgtgaaggcaagaaaagaagccaacgaggtgaggaaaatggcaaggaaccaagatgccgcggccgaggagaggaggttggcagccgaggagaggagggtggccgccgaggagaggaaagtggcattggaggagaggaaggtgggcatggaggagcgagctaagttgttggaatgggagaagcacttgttcttcttggacacatctttgttcaatgatgcgcaaaaggaatatgtcaaccttgcccgtgaagaagtcttgatccaaaaaagagccatgatccgcggcatgggtggcggtggccttggcgccatggatggcggtggcctcggcggcatgggtggcggtggccttggcgccatgggtggcggtggcctcggcgccatgggtggcggtggtctcgacgccatgggaggcatgggtggctttggagccatGGGatgcatgggtggctttggagcaccctccgACGCTATGGCCGTCATGggaggcatgagttttgcttctcttatgggaggcatgggtgcacctccgcccgccatgggaggcatgggtgcacctccggccatggGTGGAAGGTCTTTCGATGTGCCTCCTCACACACATTCCCATGAAGATGCCGTTGAAATCTTACCAACACCGTCGGAGCTTcacgtgatgcggtgcgtgatgaggttagggaggaagattcatctacGGAGGCGAAAGAATCGTCTTCGAAAAatgaggacgaagacgaggaagatgatgattgATGTGTCTTTCATTTATATCTCTTGAACTTTAGTTcgcattttgaacttggttggatgaacttgtgggcatgaacatcaacttgtttgtgtcaaattcacatgttcattgcatttttGCGTGCGCTGCATTTTTACGCgttgctggagcggcgcgcgcgttGCATTTTAGCgctgctgctggagccagcgctgcgcaACACGccaaaccagccgaagcgcgcgcggcaaatACATTTTTTGAACGTGGCGCGAAACGCGGCTGTTGAAGATGGTCTAAGCATTTACCATTGGGAAAAGGGATGAGTGCATCTAGCATTGTTACCGGTCAAACACGGCCATCACATTCCTTTCTCCGACAGGTCATTTTGCCCGAGTTTGGGCACCATAGTATGTGGACTGGGTCAGAGCTTATTCGTCTCCGCGCTCGAGTTACTGAGGTGCTGCAGCtggaaaaaagaaggaaaaaagaagGAAACGTATCAGTGGACACCATTCACGCCTTCAGTGGAGACCGCAATCGCGatgattattaacatgactttgaaaaatcgcaACCTTGAACTGACGCACAGTAAATCAAACAGACCAGGAGACGATTCAAAATTCCAGTAATTCACCGCGACCAGGTAAATACCCGTTGTAGATCATATCTTCCAAACGAGACGCCATCTGGTCCAGATTGGAGGTTGAATTCTGGAAGTAATAACCTAAACAAAAGAAGTTCTGTAACCTGAGTAGTAGATTCACAAGATGACAAGTCATCAGTCTTATAAAAGTTGCGGCCAAAGATCTGCCTTCGTTTAAATATTCCAGGTCGACGCTCGCCCTTGGTGCCTCAGCCGCCGGAAAACCATTTTTCTCGCTTCACAccatttttctccctttttttagtCAGCATCATGGCAGGAGCCAGAAATTGGCATTTCTGCTCACTAATATTATTAATCATTGAGTACCAAAATAGTAACAACAAATAAAGAAGGGAAGGTGACATGATATCGCTGAAATCATAGCTAGTATGCTACATCGATTGCAACTGGAATTGAAGTGAGGTGGCACAACATAAATcaagcaagaaaaataaaacacagTTAACCATGTGGTCATAAATTTCAACACAAGATTTTACTATTCTGTGAGTAATTCATCTAGGAGCAGTACTATTCAGCGGCAGCAGGGCGTTGGGCGTGTACCCGGTCAAAGAGGGCTGCTTATTTAATTAGTCCTGTCGCTCACAAGGCTGAGAACCTCTGTATTCAGCCAGCGCCACGAGTGTCTCCAGAGTTCAGGCCCCCATCCTCACTCAAACCCTGGCTATTCTTCCAAGCTACCATCCATGATCCATggatcccttcttcctcctcctcctgttcgtCCAAATCCTACTCTGCAAGGCCGGCGACACCATCAACTCCATCACACCCTTGTCCGGGTCACAGATGATCGTGTCCCAGGGCAACAAGTTCACCGTGGGCTTCCACTCCCCATCGCAGAGTAACACCACCTCTTCCACCTCCAGCAGTTACTACATAGCCATATGGTACAGCAACATACCACAGGTAACCACCGTGTGGAACACCGACGAGCCGGTGTCCAACCCGGCCACTGCCTCCTTGGAAATCGCCCGCGACGGCAACCTTGTCCTCCTTGATCAAGCCAAGAACCAGCTGCTATGGTCGACCAATGTAAGTATAGTCTCCAACTCCACCATGGCCACCATCAGGGACAGCGGTAGCCTCGAGCTCATCGATGCCTCTGATTCATCGATAGTTTATTGGCGAAGCATAGACCATCCCACAAACACCTGGCTTCCGGGGGGCAAGCTCGGGCTGAACAAGACCACGGGTCTGAGTCagaggcttcttccttggacgaACAAAGCAAACCCATCTCCTGGGTTGTTCTCTCTGGAGCTAGACCCCAATGGCACAAAACAGTACTTCGTCCAGTGGAATGAATCCATAAACTATTGGACCAGTGGCCCCTGGAACGGCAAAATCTTCAGCCTTGTGCCAGAGATGACGGCCGGTTACTATTACAACTTCCAATTCGTCGACAATGCCACAGAAAGCTATTTCTACTACTCGATGAAGGATAATACAGTCATCTCGCGGTTCATCATGGACGTGACCGGACAGATCAAGCAGCTGACGTGGTTGGATAACTCACAGCAGTGGATCTTGTTCTGGTCACCGCCACAGAGGCAGTGTGAGGTGTATGCACTCTGTGGGGCATTCGGCAGCTGCAGTGAGGCTGCGCTGCCGTACTGCAACTGCATCAAGGGATTCAGCCAGAATGTCCAGAGTGATTGGGATCTCGAGGATTACAGGGGTGGGTGCAAGAGGAACATACCATTGCAGTGCCAGACCAACTCGAGCTCCGGGCAGACTAAGCCTGATAAGTTCTATCCCATGGCAAGCGTGAGGCTACCTGACAATGCTCAGAGGGCAGAGGGCGCCAGCTCGAAAGAATGTGAGCAGGCTTGTCTGAAAAGCTGTTCATGCGATGCTTACACTTACAATACCAGTGGCTGTTTTATTTGGTCTGGGGACCTGGTGAACCTCCAAGAACAGTACAGTGGAAATGGAGTTGGCAAACTCTTCCTCAGGCTTGCAGCGTCAGAGCTGCAAGACCCAAAAACGAAGAAGGTAGCAATCGTTGGTGCAGTTGTTGGTGGAGTTGCTGCAATTCTGATAATCCTTGCAATTGTGTTTTTCTTCCTATATCAGAAGTTTCGCCGAGAAAGGACTCTTCGGATATCAAAGACTGCTGGCGGCACATTGATTGCTTTCAGGTACAGTGATCTGCAGCATGTCACCAAAAACTTCTCAGAGAAGCTGGGGGGAGGTGCCTTCGGCTCGGTGTTCAAAGGGAAGCTCCCAGATTCAACTGCCATTGCTGTGAAGAGGCTCGATGGGTTTCATCAAGGGGAGAAGCAATTCCGTGCTGAGGTGAGCACGATTGGGACAACCCAGCATGTTAATTTAGTCCGCCTTCTTGGGTTCTGTTCTGAAGGATCAAGGAGGCTGCTTGTGTATGAGTACATGCAAAAAGGCTCCTTGGAAGTGCAACTCTTCCCTGGTGAGACAACTGCTTTGAGCTGGGCCGTTAGGTACCAAATTGCACTTGGAACAGCAAGAGGCCTAAACTATCTGCATGAAAAATGTAGGCATTGCATCATACACTGTGATGTCAAGCCAGATAACATTCTCTTGGATGATTCCTTTGTACCCAAAGTATCCGACTTTGGTCTAGCAAAGCTCTTAGGCCGGGACTTCAGCCGTGTTTTAACGACGATGAGAGGAACAAGGGGTTACCTTGCACCTGAATGGATCAGTGGCGTGCCCATAACGGCGAAGGCAGATGTATTCAGCTATGGCAtgatgctccttgaaatcatatcAGGCAGGAGAAATGCTGATCATGGAGAGGAGGGCAGGTCCACTTTCTTCCCAACCTTGGCTGCCAGCAAGCTCCATGAAGGGGATGTGCAGACATTGTTGGACCCTAGGCTGAAAGGGGATGCAAAttctgaggagctcacaagagctTGTAAGGTTGCTTGTTGGTGCATCCAAGATGATGAAAGCACTAGACCCACAACGGGTCAGATCGTCCAAATCCTAGAGGGGTTTCTGGATGTGAATATGCCTCCCATTCCCAGGTCACTGAGAGCTCTTGGTGAAAGCCCTGATGTCATAAACTTCTTCTCAGATCTGTCTTCAAGCCAGACTTCCCAGACACAAAACAGCACAACAACTTCTCAGACACACAGTGCTACTTCAGGCAGTTCACATTTCCATAGTTCTTAATCGGGGAACCCTGCAATTATGAGGGCAAGGCTTTTATATATATGTTCGAAAAGTGCTATGAATAACTGAAGTTGTATATATGTAGAAACTAGTACACTCAGCTTTTTATGTCGTCCTTTGTATCAATTTAAACACTGTAGGCTCACAGCAGAATTTCTGTTGCATGCTATCTTGCGGAATGGAAACTACTTTAATATTTAGACAAAAACAAATAACATTTTTTCCATGGCAAGTGTCTGCCTTTTCACAAACGCATGTCTTGGAGAAAGGCGGTCATGGCATAATTTTACCTGTGCAATTTGGCAGAAGCACATCCATAATTCACAAAGGAAAGTCCAGTCAACTGAGGAAGTTAGCAACAGATAGAACCGTTGTCTGGGAAGACAAGTCAATTCAAATGATAAAACTGGCAATATGGACGAAAGAAATCAATGGACGTGTTGTCCCTCCAGGGGATATTCTTTGCACTAACCCTCTCCAGGAGGTAACGCCCTTGAGTATAAACT
This window encodes:
- the LOC123425743 gene encoding G-type lectin S-receptor-like serine/threonine-protein kinase At2g19130, producing the protein MDPFFLLLLFVQILLCKAGDTINSITPLSGSQMIVSQGNKFTVGFHSPSQSNTTSSTSSSYYIAIWYSNIPQVTTVWNTDEPVSNPATASLEIARDGNLVLLDQAKNQLLWSTNVSIVSNSTMATIRDSGSLELIDASDSSIVYWRSIDHPTNTWLPGGKLGLNKTTGLSQRLLPWTNKANPSPGLFSLELDPNGTKQYFVQWNESINYWTSGPWNGKIFSLVPEMTAGYYYNFQFVDNATESYFYYSMKDNTVISRFIMDVTGQIKQLTWLDNSQQWILFWSPPQRQCEVYALCGAFGSCSEAALPYCNCIKGFSQNVQSDWDLEDYRGGCKRNIPLQCQTNSSSGQTKPDKFYPMASVRLPDNAQRAEGASSKECEQACLKSCSCDAYTYNTSGCFIWSGDLVNLQEQYSGNGVGKLFLRLAASELQDPKTKKVAIVGAVVGGVAAILIILAIVFFFLYQKFRRERTLRISKTAGGTLIAFRYSDLQHVTKNFSEKLGGGAFGSVFKGKLPDSTAIAVKRLDGFHQGEKQFRAEVSTIGTTQHVNLVRLLGFCSEGSRRLLVYEYMQKGSLEVQLFPGETTALSWAVRYQIALGTARGLNYLHEKCRHCIIHCDVKPDNILLDDSFVPKVSDFGLAKLLGRDFSRVLTTMRGTRGYLAPEWISGVPITAKADVFSYGMMLLEIISGRRNADHGEEGRSTFFPTLAASKLHEGDVQTLLDPRLKGDANSEELTRACKVACWCIQDDESTRPTTGQIVQILEGFLDVNMPPIPRSLRALGESPDVINFFSDLSSSQTSQTQNSTTTSQTHSATSGSSHFHSS